In Brevibacillus brevis NBRC 100599, a single genomic region encodes these proteins:
- a CDS encoding UDP-N-acetylmuramoyl-tripeptide--D-alanyl-D-alanine ligase: protein MPVKKKRRAAVPVKTLILDKPVIAVTGSAGKTTTKEMIYSILSLRMPTYKSMYNKNFLGNTRAHTKRIRDEHKAAVLEYGIYRSGHLRQHCKIIQPSMGVITNIGTAHIGNFGGDAKQLALAKTELIRHMKPTGTVFLNRDCPYSREFVQQPYLGSFTGKIVTFGKEQEADYKAGRTKIEGNGFRFECSLRGEKESFFVPIPGEHNLYNALAAIAVAHTMGIPVDDIRRGLSQFRGQRKRLTSYRLANNIQVLDDTYSSNPDAAKAAIDVLSQVGHTTKIAVLASMLEMGKYDVKGHEDVGIYLSQKNVDYLYTLGNSARYIARAAIRSGFPANRVRHCLSKAGLHRRLAKQLKPDTAFLVKGSNRLKMGETVQFLCRVTANLGARKG, encoded by the coding sequence ATGCCCGTGAAAAAGAAGAGAAGAGCTGCTGTACCTGTAAAGACGCTGATTCTCGACAAGCCGGTTATCGCTGTGACAGGAAGCGCAGGGAAGACCACGACAAAGGAAATGATCTACAGCATCTTAAGTCTACGCATGCCCACATATAAATCGATGTATAACAAGAACTTCCTGGGAAATACAAGAGCACATACCAAAAGAATTCGGGACGAGCACAAAGCCGCAGTGCTTGAGTATGGAATTTATCGAAGCGGTCATTTGCGACAGCATTGCAAAATCATCCAGCCGTCTATGGGAGTCATCACGAATATTGGCACGGCTCACATCGGAAATTTTGGCGGTGATGCCAAGCAGCTGGCGTTAGCAAAAACGGAGTTGATTCGCCATATGAAACCCACAGGAACCGTTTTTCTGAATAGAGATTGTCCCTATTCTCGCGAGTTTGTTCAACAGCCTTACTTGGGGTCGTTCACGGGAAAAATCGTGACATTTGGCAAGGAGCAGGAGGCGGACTATAAGGCGGGGCGAACGAAAATAGAAGGCAATGGGTTTCGATTCGAATGTTCTTTGCGTGGAGAAAAGGAGTCATTTTTTGTTCCTATTCCTGGCGAGCATAATTTATACAACGCGTTAGCTGCTATTGCAGTCGCACATACGATGGGGATTCCCGTCGATGACATTCGTCGCGGGTTAAGCCAGTTTCGCGGACAGAGAAAACGCCTTACCAGTTATCGACTCGCAAATAACATTCAGGTGCTGGATGATACCTACAGCTCGAATCCCGATGCGGCCAAGGCAGCGATTGATGTGTTAAGCCAGGTCGGGCATACCACAAAGATCGCCGTGCTCGCCAGTATGCTAGAGATGGGAAAATACGACGTCAAAGGTCATGAGGATGTCGGGATATATTTGAGTCAAAAAAATGTAGACTACTTATATACGCTGGGAAATAGTGCGAGGTATATTGCAAGAGCAGCGATTCGCTCCGGATTTCCGGCAAATCGGGTGAGGCATTGCTTGAGTAAGGCAGGCTTGCATCGGCGTCTAGCAAAACAGCTGAAGCCAGATACAGCCTTTCTCGTAAAAGGATCGAATCGGTTGAAAATGGGAGAGACTGTACAATTTTTGTGCAGGGTAACTGCCAATCTAGGTGCTCGGAAAGGATGA
- a CDS encoding DMT family transporter: MKGIIFAILGGVFITLQGVANARISQDIGTWQTATLTQLTGFLTAFILLLFFRDGKWQAYRRVKPLYLTGGTLAAFIIFSNVTAIQHIGVTMTISAVLIAQLSLTFLIDSNGWFGVDKQKMRLPHFIGIGMMILGVLILRS; this comes from the coding sequence ATGAAAGGAATTATTTTTGCTATTTTGGGCGGTGTTTTCATTACCTTGCAAGGGGTAGCGAATGCAAGAATCAGTCAAGATATTGGTACTTGGCAAACCGCGACACTTACGCAGTTAACGGGCTTTCTCACGGCTTTTATACTCCTGTTGTTTTTTCGAGATGGAAAATGGCAGGCATATAGGCGAGTGAAACCGTTATATTTGACAGGTGGGACACTCGCAGCGTTTATCATTTTTAGCAATGTTACGGCTATCCAGCATATCGGGGTAACCATGACGATTTCAGCTGTCTTGATTGCGCAGCTTAGCCTGACTTTTCTCATTGATAGCAATGGGTGGTTCGGTGTCGATAAACAAAAGATGAGGCTACCGCATTTTATTGGGATCGGGATGATGATTCTGGGTGTGCTGATACTGAGATCCTGA
- a CDS encoding Crp/Fnr family transcriptional regulator translates to MKEIENRELLQQYLHEHQLASVFYEPFLPHLSLYQFDHGELICAQGEAACHLYVLVKGKVKVFTTSPEGKTLILSFKKPLEVIGDIEYVRGISYQNSVEAASSVQMIGIHYRWLKKYGTDYAPLLQFLLQIITNKFCVKSNTLSINLLYPVEVRFARYLLSVSIEEWNSANREQISTSYLLDAANMIGTSYRHLNRVIQQFCKEGLIERANGYLLIKDREGLAKMASETPNE, encoded by the coding sequence ATGAAGGAAATCGAAAATCGTGAGCTTTTGCAACAATATCTCCATGAACATCAGTTAGCGTCTGTTTTTTATGAGCCTTTTCTGCCGCATTTGTCCTTGTACCAATTTGATCATGGGGAGCTCATTTGTGCCCAGGGTGAGGCGGCCTGTCACCTGTATGTTTTGGTGAAGGGAAAAGTAAAGGTTTTTACGACTTCCCCCGAAGGAAAAACGTTGATCCTATCCTTTAAAAAGCCCCTTGAAGTGATCGGAGATATTGAGTATGTAAGAGGAATTTCTTACCAGAATTCGGTAGAAGCGGCCTCGTCTGTTCAGATGATCGGGATTCATTATCGCTGGTTGAAAAAATACGGGACAGACTACGCTCCACTCCTGCAATTTTTACTGCAAATCATTACGAATAAATTTTGTGTGAAGTCCAACACACTAAGCATCAACCTTTTGTACCCAGTAGAAGTACGTTTCGCGCGTTATTTGTTGTCCGTTTCGATAGAGGAGTGGAATTCTGCCAACAGAGAACAGATCAGTACGAGCTATCTCTTGGATGCAGCGAATATGATTGGAACGAGCTACAGACATTTGAATCGGGTCATTCAACAGTTCTGCAAGGAGGGACTGATTGAGCGTGCCAATGGATACCTTCTAATCAAGGATAGGGAAGGTTTAGCTAAAATGGCGAGCGAGACTCCCAACGAATAA
- a CDS encoding DUF2935 domain-containing protein, whose product MADVFVDRSLEEIRFWSRIMKEHSLFLKLGFNCEDTKLIEEADRFYSIFEEIESQALAFPSDVDPQRIYDFNQLVHNAVSYIWAFKRKVLGLIIQCKIGGNNFPLLVDHVSREAAYFRNRLEQLNTGNLDPLPDAVINENVFFLRIMADHAKFINHLLDPSERKLVDQAREFSHDFDQLLFQAQDLDSMRPQSQTKPLLNQFVDQNRVSVRQLRDFKKTARDLIEECKIKSIIPPLLADHVFREASHFLEILDAFEISLTHAK is encoded by the coding sequence ATGGCAGATGTTTTTGTTGATCGATCATTAGAGGAAATACGGTTTTGGTCTCGCATCATGAAAGAACACTCCCTGTTTCTCAAATTGGGCTTTAACTGCGAAGACACAAAATTGATTGAGGAAGCGGATCGCTTTTACAGCATTTTTGAAGAAATTGAAAGCCAAGCACTTGCTTTTCCTTCTGACGTAGACCCTCAACGAATCTATGACTTTAATCAACTCGTTCACAATGCCGTTTCCTATATTTGGGCTTTTAAACGCAAAGTACTCGGACTCATTATTCAATGCAAAATCGGTGGTAACAACTTTCCGCTGTTGGTCGATCATGTGAGCAGGGAGGCTGCTTATTTTCGGAATCGATTAGAACAATTGAATACAGGAAACCTTGATCCCTTACCTGATGCGGTGATTAATGAAAATGTCTTTTTCCTGCGAATCATGGCAGACCATGCGAAATTTATTAACCATCTGCTCGATCCTTCTGAAAGAAAGCTAGTGGACCAAGCTAGAGAATTCAGCCATGATTTTGATCAATTATTGTTCCAAGCTCAGGATCTTGATTCCATGCGTCCCCAATCTCAAACGAAACCACTACTGAATCAATTTGTGGATCAAAATCGCGTATCCGTTCGTCAATTGCGCGACTTCAAAAAAACAGCTCGTGATTTGATTGAGGAATGCAAAATTAAGAGCATAATCCCCCCATTGCTCGCTGACCATGTATTTAGAGAAGCTTCGCATTTTCTAGAGATTTTAGATGCTTTTGAGATATCCCTCACACACGCAAAGTAG
- a CDS encoding CapA family protein, producing the protein MKKKATIAAVGDILMWKEQVATARLPGTDQFSFTDMFHPVAPILSAADLTIGNLETTFSGKTQPYQIGSARTGYPRFNCPDELARDLKTSGFDVLTTVNNHCLDGGVTGLCRTLDVLDRYKLVHTGTYRSPDEANTYLIKEVNGIRIAMLAYTYGTNKQVIPAHTPWIVRLLHLDTILSDLRKVRPLVDVVIISLHFGIEFRYTPTTRQRQLVQSLLDNGADVILGAHPHVLQPVVTPSIMTPHGTKRQTLVAYSLGNFTSEKMLSFDQSQCGAILRFTVEKDERNQISLEQISVIPTFSQRYVNQGRICFRVIPMRSYLKSPDLYVRPLLRKKLQLLWSRAIRIIGRSRGVLIE; encoded by the coding sequence ATGAAAAAGAAGGCTACGATCGCCGCTGTAGGCGACATCCTGATGTGGAAAGAGCAGGTGGCAACTGCCAGATTGCCTGGTACAGATCAATTCTCTTTTACCGATATGTTTCATCCCGTGGCACCAATTCTCTCAGCGGCGGATCTCACGATTGGCAATTTAGAAACCACTTTTTCCGGGAAAACACAGCCCTATCAAATCGGCTCGGCACGAACCGGTTACCCTCGCTTCAACTGTCCAGATGAATTGGCTCGGGACTTGAAAACATCTGGATTTGACGTATTGACTACAGTGAATAACCACTGTCTGGATGGCGGAGTAACCGGACTATGCCGAACCCTTGATGTTTTGGATCGTTACAAACTTGTTCATACCGGAACCTATCGAAGCCCCGACGAGGCAAATACCTACCTGATCAAGGAGGTAAACGGCATTCGCATCGCCATGCTTGCTTATACCTACGGGACAAACAAGCAGGTGATCCCCGCTCATACACCATGGATCGTCCGACTTCTTCATCTTGACACGATATTATCCGACTTGAGAAAAGTTCGTCCTCTGGTCGATGTCGTGATCATCTCCCTTCACTTTGGGATTGAATTCCGCTATACACCGACGACGCGCCAGCGGCAGCTCGTACAAAGCCTGCTCGACAATGGTGCTGATGTCATCCTCGGGGCTCACCCACATGTTCTGCAGCCTGTTGTCACTCCGAGTATCATGACTCCTCACGGGACAAAGAGACAAACATTAGTCGCGTATTCTTTGGGCAATTTTACATCAGAGAAAATGCTTTCGTTTGATCAATCCCAGTGCGGAGCAATCCTGCGATTTACTGTCGAAAAAGATGAGAGGAATCAGATTTCACTCGAGCAAATTTCCGTCATCCCGACGTTTTCGCAACGATATGTAAATCAAGGACGTATATGCTTTCGTGTCATCCCCATGCGTTCCTACTTGAAAAGCCCTGATCTGTATGTGCGACCCCTGCTGAGAAAAAAGCTCCAGCTGCTGTGGAGTCGGGCCATCCGCATCATAGGCAGGTCGCGGGGCGTATTGATTGAATAA
- a CDS encoding GNAT family N-acetyltransferase, translated as MITVRRIDSEDLPAFLAFPDHPASVRDDIAAYLDKMFTQGAMRQDWCFVLEVQGEIAGRLAFWTLPGSKQATDLVLWELPWKETECSSLGAHFLREVFTLMAGNLSEKIGYVLDSPSSSPQWQTDHQEQRNVLEALGFQISRETNRFEWHASNEATAISSKGTHDLILYRSLPEVGEAAFVDAILRVSQFTHDQQITEQRLEKGPQVQAQEMFQDLQQMKYEPEWWQLAYTEKNELIGFLIPTVSPTFATIGYIGVLPEQRGHGYIDQLLKQATDVLVQAGKTYIRADTDVKNTPMAKAFLRAGYHQFASRQEFSLDRSLLL; from the coding sequence ATGATCACCGTTCGCCGTATCGATTCGGAGGATTTACCTGCATTTCTGGCCTTCCCGGATCACCCTGCTTCCGTTCGGGATGATATCGCTGCTTATCTCGATAAAATGTTTACACAAGGAGCCATGCGTCAAGACTGGTGCTTCGTTCTGGAGGTACAGGGTGAGATCGCTGGTCGTCTTGCCTTCTGGACATTGCCTGGCAGTAAGCAAGCGACTGATTTGGTTTTGTGGGAGCTTCCATGGAAAGAAACAGAATGTTCTTCCCTCGGAGCTCATTTTTTACGCGAAGTCTTTACACTCATGGCTGGAAATCTATCGGAGAAAATCGGCTATGTTCTGGATTCCCCTTCCTCCTCTCCCCAATGGCAAACGGATCACCAAGAGCAAAGAAATGTTCTGGAGGCGCTCGGCTTTCAGATTAGCCGGGAAACAAACCGATTCGAATGGCATGCTTCGAACGAGGCAACTGCTATATCGTCAAAAGGAACGCATGATCTGATCTTGTACCGCAGTCTTCCTGAGGTCGGTGAGGCTGCATTTGTGGATGCCATCCTGCGTGTCTCGCAATTCACCCATGATCAACAAATAACAGAACAGCGCTTGGAAAAAGGCCCTCAAGTCCAAGCGCAGGAAATGTTCCAAGATTTGCAACAAATGAAATACGAACCCGAATGGTGGCAGCTTGCCTATACCGAAAAAAATGAGCTCATTGGATTTTTGATACCTACAGTCAGCCCTACCTTTGCTACGATTGGATACATCGGTGTTCTCCCCGAGCAAAGAGGACACGGCTATATTGATCAATTGCTGAAGCAAGCCACAGACGTTCTTGTACAAGCTGGCAAAACATACATCCGCGCAGATACCGATGTAAAAAACACGCCAATGGCCAAAGCCTTTTTACGTGCTGGTTATCACCAGTTTGCCAGTCGCCAAGAATTTTCCCTCGATCGCAGCTTGTTGCTCTAA
- a CDS encoding CarD family transcriptional regulator: MFLVGDKVFYPIHGAGVIEAMEEKEFLGEKHLYYVLNMSLKELNIMVPVEKMSALGIRKVVEADILENVLAAMLEGQRDTALNAAQRYKLHTEKMKSGDIYEQSEVIRDLVGMSKEKVLGTSDKVMLDNAQQLLISEIELVKDVDTQQATEMLKQAVCPAEMSEIVP, encoded by the coding sequence ATGTTTCTAGTTGGAGACAAGGTTTTTTATCCGATCCATGGGGCAGGCGTAATCGAGGCGATGGAGGAGAAAGAGTTTTTGGGTGAAAAACACCTCTATTATGTGCTCAACATGTCGCTGAAAGAGTTAAACATCATGGTCCCGGTTGAAAAGATGTCCGCTCTTGGTATCAGAAAGGTGGTCGAAGCCGACATTCTAGAGAATGTTTTGGCCGCCATGCTAGAGGGGCAACGCGACACCGCCTTGAATGCAGCACAGCGCTACAAGCTTCATACAGAAAAAATGAAGAGTGGCGATATTTACGAGCAATCTGAGGTCATTCGCGATTTGGTTGGTATGAGTAAAGAAAAAGTGTTGGGAACGAGTGACAAAGTGATGCTGGATAATGCGCAGCAGCTCCTCATTAGTGAGATTGAATTGGTAAAAGATGTAGATACGCAACAGGCAACAGAAATGCTAAAGCAAGCTGTATGCCCAGCAGAAATGTCTGAAATTGTCCCATAA
- the ctaG gene encoding cytochrome c oxidase assembly factor CtaG has product MTLTYFTETFGFRATWNPELILLTFLIGLAYFSLTGPLRQTFQDSTPVTRKQKTFFTLGLLGFYFSLGSPLNVAGHFLFSAHMLQQSLLYLVMPLLLLAGTPSWLIRSLFYRRGLKLFMRIASHPIPAILMFNALFSFYHMPVILDLAMNNLALHNLIHLLLLVTAILMWMPVIAPIPEIHRLSELQKLAYIFANGVLITPACALIIFSATPLYTTYVDGPSMLCAPFFSAPIDKSMFAVPLLPLDDQRLGGIVMKLMQELTYGVVLAYIFSTWYRKEKNQEEDGLITP; this is encoded by the coding sequence ATGACCCTCACCTATTTCACTGAAACCTTTGGCTTTCGGGCGACATGGAATCCAGAGCTGATTCTATTGACTTTCTTGATTGGTCTGGCTTATTTCTCGCTGACTGGACCATTACGCCAAACGTTTCAAGATTCCACACCTGTCACACGCAAGCAAAAGACCTTTTTCACTCTCGGCTTACTTGGTTTTTACTTTAGTTTGGGGAGTCCCTTGAACGTAGCTGGGCATTTTTTGTTTAGCGCCCACATGCTACAGCAATCATTGCTTTATCTCGTCATGCCCTTGCTGCTCTTGGCAGGTACCCCGTCATGGTTGATTCGCTCCCTGTTCTATCGCCGAGGGCTCAAGCTTTTCATGCGCATAGCGAGTCATCCGATCCCTGCTATTCTCATGTTCAATGCCCTGTTCTCGTTTTACCATATGCCTGTTATTTTAGACTTGGCAATGAACAACCTGGCCCTACATAATTTGATTCATTTACTGCTGCTGGTGACTGCGATTTTGATGTGGATGCCTGTTATCGCACCGATACCGGAAATTCACCGTCTGTCAGAACTGCAAAAGCTTGCCTACATCTTTGCTAACGGCGTTTTGATTACACCTGCTTGTGCACTGATTATTTTTTCAGCAACACCTTTGTATACGACATATGTAGACGGTCCTTCCATGCTCTGCGCTCCATTCTTTTCCGCGCCGATCGACAAATCGATGTTCGCCGTCCCCCTTCTCCCTTTGGATGATCAACGACTCGGCGGAATCGTGATGAAGCTCATGCAGGAGCTGACGTACGGAGTTGTCCTGGCTTACATTTTCTCTACCTGGTACCGAAAAGAAAAGAATCAGGAAGAGGACGGCCTCATAACGCCATAG
- a CDS encoding DMT family transporter: MVVGLFFALLAGLLVSLQNIFNRKVSEQAGTWSTTTLVLGMGFLSSLTMGLIFEGSQLFSPQTMQPWYWFSGMIGVGVVFCLVQGMRLLGPTYAISIALTAQLGFALWSDSIGWLGLIQVPITFTQLFGVLVIVGGVIVFKLGGEWQQKRSMSKM; encoded by the coding sequence ATGGTAGTCGGGCTATTTTTCGCGTTACTGGCTGGCTTGTTGGTCAGCCTTCAAAATATTTTTAACAGGAAAGTAAGTGAACAGGCAGGAACATGGTCTACGACGACTCTTGTGCTTGGGATGGGGTTTCTGTCGTCTTTAACAATGGGTCTCATATTTGAAGGAAGTCAGTTGTTTTCACCTCAAACTATGCAGCCGTGGTACTGGTTCAGCGGCATGATCGGCGTTGGGGTGGTCTTTTGTTTGGTGCAAGGGATGAGACTGCTTGGCCCAACGTATGCCATCTCCATCGCGCTTACTGCCCAGCTCGGTTTTGCTTTATGGTCGGATTCAATCGGCTGGTTAGGGCTGATTCAAGTGCCGATTACTTTTACGCAATTGTTTGGGGTTCTGGTCATTGTCGGGGGTGTGATCGTATTTAAACTAGGCGGCGAATGGCAACAGAAACGCTCAATGAGTAAGATGTAA
- a CDS encoding thioredoxin family protein, with product MKKVIALSILVAALLIGAIVYADISNRQLAEGNPYGKANLHPATLEQLSDPLYDNLIMPNELKGKLDNQEDAFVYFYSPVCEHCKATTPVLVPIVKSLDIDMKKLNLLEFNASYGEYNIEFTPTLVHYKGGKEVARLVGGREASEWKTWLEEQKKS from the coding sequence ATGAAGAAAGTCATCGCTCTATCCATCCTTGTGGCTGCGCTCCTGATCGGTGCGATTGTGTACGCTGACATTTCGAACCGTCAGCTTGCGGAAGGAAACCCTTATGGTAAAGCCAATTTGCACCCCGCTACTCTCGAACAATTGAGTGACCCACTATATGATAATCTCATTATGCCTAATGAGCTTAAAGGTAAGCTCGATAATCAGGAGGACGCGTTTGTTTACTTTTACAGCCCGGTTTGTGAGCATTGCAAAGCAACTACCCCCGTCCTTGTACCGATCGTGAAAAGCTTGGACATCGATATGAAAAAGCTCAATTTGCTGGAATTTAACGCCAGCTATGGTGAATACAACATCGAATTCACTCCGACCCTCGTTCATTACAAGGGCGGCAAGGAAGTGGCGCGACTCGTCGGTGGACGGGAAGCGAGCGAATGGAAAACTTGGTTGGAAGAACAGAAAAAATCATAA
- a CDS encoding SCO family protein, producing MNIAPATAIRIRRLLLLLPVLVLVALVASWVWFGPKNAQAKLPDVTLQTIDGQPYSLAPQKKTFRLVELIYTRCPDICPTTTIKMVQLQKRLLEANLMGQDVEFLTITIDPQNDTPDVMRYYGKQLGIQEHGWTLLRGDDETIKTVTNSLGFFANKMDDGFISHTSSTYLVDDNNAVIQKFGMGDDFDPDQIYQELLKLKKEG from the coding sequence GTGAATATCGCCCCTGCTACCGCTATCCGAATCAGACGGTTGCTCTTGTTGTTACCCGTCCTCGTCCTTGTTGCTCTTGTCGCTTCTTGGGTTTGGTTCGGGCCCAAAAATGCCCAGGCGAAATTGCCAGATGTAACTCTGCAAACTATCGATGGACAACCCTATTCGCTAGCACCGCAAAAGAAAACCTTTCGCTTGGTGGAGCTAATTTATACCCGTTGCCCGGATATTTGTCCCACGACAACCATCAAAATGGTTCAGCTGCAAAAGCGCTTGCTCGAAGCAAATCTGATGGGGCAAGACGTTGAGTTTTTGACCATCACGATTGATCCGCAAAACGACACTCCTGATGTCATGCGCTACTATGGCAAGCAGTTGGGGATTCAAGAGCACGGTTGGACCCTGCTTCGTGGTGATGACGAAACGATCAAAACGGTTACAAATTCGCTTGGCTTTTTTGCCAATAAGATGGATGATGGATTTATCTCTCATACATCGAGTACGTATCTCGTGGATGATAACAATGCTGTCATTCAAAAATTCGGGATGGGTGACGATTTCGATCCCGATCAAATTTATCAGGAACTGTTGAAATTAAAAAAGGAAGGGTAA
- a CDS encoding DUF2935 domain-containing protein has product MNAPIRESMLFEHRFWLQILGDHARFIFQSLAPNEEQEIEKAVYFIVSFDNLLDIARQNLSSDELDALNQQASELTQQLREFKLHILERHLISKISISLPPTFMNHMVNELEEYERILHAFLSGSLPPANHPVELHLLWLSDAVGHAATITSLLDMVEKDYQRKSEQFTKQFEHFYLKAVELAGYLRTNLDNFPALRRFNHQAEMEMKLFQVFLHELEEMRMRDELLGVFSPLMADHMSREECYYLMKLSEVSDVPSPDCFPTRPRTE; this is encoded by the coding sequence GTGAATGCTCCTATAAGGGAAAGTATGTTGTTTGAGCATCGTTTCTGGCTTCAGATTCTGGGCGATCATGCCCGCTTTATTTTTCAATCACTCGCTCCGAATGAAGAGCAGGAGATTGAAAAAGCTGTATACTTTATTGTGTCATTTGATAACTTACTGGATATCGCCAGGCAGAATCTATCTTCCGATGAACTAGACGCACTCAACCAGCAGGCAAGTGAACTCACGCAACAGCTGCGTGAATTTAAACTCCACATTCTGGAAAGGCACCTCATCAGTAAAATATCGATCAGTCTTCCTCCAACGTTTATGAACCACATGGTCAATGAACTAGAAGAGTATGAACGTATTTTGCATGCCTTCCTCTCCGGAAGCTTGCCACCTGCCAATCACCCGGTAGAGCTCCACCTTCTGTGGCTATCCGATGCGGTCGGGCATGCAGCCACCATCACTTCCCTTTTGGACATGGTGGAAAAAGATTATCAGCGTAAAAGTGAACAATTTACCAAACAGTTCGAGCATTTTTACCTGAAAGCGGTGGAATTAGCTGGGTATCTCCGAACAAACTTGGATAACTTCCCGGCACTGCGCCGTTTTAACCATCAAGCAGAAATGGAAATGAAGCTTTTTCAGGTATTCTTACATGAATTGGAAGAGATGCGGATGCGCGATGAATTGCTAGGAGTTTTCTCCCCGCTCATGGCCGACCATATGTCCCGGGAAGAATGCTACTATTTGATGAAGCTATCTGAGGTTTCCGACGTGCCATCACCAGACTGTTTCCCGACAAGACCGCGAACCGAGTAA
- a CDS encoding DUF1648 domain-containing protein: MKRPITNIPKTGSERLWDVVGCLFFVGSLLFLVFAWNKLPDEVPAHYDSLGEVDRWGSKWELLLLPGIGVFIIFLMQVLEKHPELHNYPARFSESNAEQFYLHSRKIVNQIKNSCLIIFSVILLESVSIALGWGGGFGKWFLPITIIGMIVLLVIGIVKQKKIQ; encoded by the coding sequence ATGAAGAGACCAATCACAAATATACCAAAGACAGGCAGCGAACGGTTATGGGATGTAGTTGGTTGCTTATTTTTTGTGGGATCACTACTCTTTTTAGTCTTTGCATGGAATAAGCTTCCTGACGAGGTGCCTGCCCATTACGATTCCTTGGGGGAAGTAGACCGCTGGGGTTCAAAATGGGAGTTGCTTCTTTTGCCTGGGATTGGCGTCTTTATCATTTTCCTCATGCAGGTACTCGAAAAACATCCGGAGCTACATAACTACCCAGCACGCTTCTCTGAATCGAATGCCGAGCAGTTTTATTTGCACAGTCGAAAAATCGTGAACCAAATAAAAAATAGTTGCTTAATTATTTTTTCCGTAATCTTGTTAGAGTCGGTTTCCATTGCTCTAGGCTGGGGAGGCGGCTTTGGGAAGTGGTTTCTGCCGATCACGATCATTGGGATGATCGTTTTGCTTGTGATAGGAATCGTGAAACAAAAAAAGATTCAATGA
- a CDS encoding FixH family protein, whose protein sequence is MKRTMILLLSMLLLLLAACGKENEQQAFQPGAPVEAAFTLEPKELVAGDTVTFSVKVTQDGQPVDDAKEVKFEWWKDGQEKHETIPASLQGDGVYTAQQTMNEPGSYFVYYHVTARDFHNMQKTPFTVTNKAGETPGPGATPVPEAGADPSHDHGATGHANAETVDYHFSPADNIKVATPTALTVHLMKDNKALDKATVKFEFWRGTDQKHSFVDATETAAGQYDGNVQFPTAGDYTVKVHVEKGEIHDHKDFSLSIK, encoded by the coding sequence ATGAAACGTACGATGATTCTGCTCTTATCCATGCTTCTGCTCCTCTTAGCCGCTTGTGGAAAAGAGAACGAGCAACAAGCTTTTCAACCCGGAGCTCCCGTTGAGGCTGCCTTTACATTGGAACCAAAGGAGCTTGTAGCAGGCGACACGGTTACCTTCTCTGTTAAAGTCACTCAAGATGGCCAACCCGTGGATGATGCCAAGGAAGTGAAATTCGAATGGTGGAAAGATGGGCAAGAAAAGCATGAAACGATCCCGGCTTCGCTGCAAGGAGACGGTGTCTACACGGCCCAACAAACCATGAACGAGCCAGGTTCTTATTTTGTCTACTACCATGTAACGGCACGAGATTTCCACAATATGCAGAAGACACCTTTTACCGTAACCAACAAAGCAGGTGAAACTCCTGGGCCTGGGGCGACGCCCGTGCCAGAAGCTGGTGCAGATCCGTCACACGATCATGGAGCGACAGGCCACGCGAATGCCGAAACAGTAGATTATCATTTCTCCCCAGCCGACAATATCAAAGTAGCAACACCAACTGCCCTCACTGTTCATCTCATGAAGGACAACAAAGCGTTGGACAAAGCGACAGTCAAGTTCGAGTTCTGGAGGGGAACTGACCAAAAGCATAGCTTCGTCGACGCAACGGAAACTGCGGCTGGTCAGTATGACGGCAACGTACAGTTCCCTACTGCTGGGGATTATACAGTCAAGGTCCATGTGGAAAAGGGAGAAATTCATGATCACAAGGATTTTTCACTTTCAATAAAATAA